TCCGATGTTCATGAGGCGGGGCAGGTCGATGAAGTGGCTCAGGTCGTGGATGTCCTCCAGATCCCGGCTTTTTTATGCCGCCAGACAGACCTGGTGATGGCGGCGGCAAAGACCCTCAAGCCGCTGAATATTAAAAAAGGGCAATTTCTCTCCCCCTGGGAGGCTGGTAACATCATCGACAAGGTCACATCCTGCGGGAATGACAATCTGATGATCACCGAGCGGGGGGTATGCTTCGGGTATAACAACCTTGTGGTGGATATGAGATCGCTGCCGATCCTGCGGACATTCGGTTATCCGGTAGTATTCGATGCTACCCACAGTGTGCAGTTACCCGGCAAAGGCGGCCATTGTTCAGCCGGAGAGCGGGAATATGTGCCGATACTGGCACGGGCTGCCGTGGCGGCCGGCTGTGATGCCCTCTTTATGGAGGTCCATGACCAGCCGGATCAGGCACTCTGTGATGCCCCCAATATGCTTTCCCTGGAAGCGCTGGCTTCCCTGATGCCGGTTTTGCAGCAGATTGATACTATTGTAAAATCTTAACAGCAGGAGTGAATACAAGAACTATGGTTGATCGAGATGCTATTTTGAAGCAGGGCAAGGAAGTGCTGAGAAAGGAGGCTGCCTCGATTCTGAAGGTCGAGGAGCAGCTTGGGGAGGAATTTGTTCAGGCCGTGGATATTCTCTATCAGTGCAGCGGCCGGGTGGTAACCACCGGCATCGGCAAGTCCGGCCTGATTTGCAAGAAAATTGCCGCCACCCTTTCGAGTACCGGGACTCCTTCTTTTTTCATGCATCCTGCTGATGCGATTCACGGAGACCTGGGCATGATCGTTCCGGGGGATGTGGTGGTGGCCATTTCCAATAGCGGGGAAACGAGTGAAATCAAGCAGTTGATCCCCTTTATCCAGCGGTTCATGATTAAATTGATTTCCATTACCGGCAATCCCAACTCCACGCTGGCCCGCTTCAGTGATGTTGTTTTGCGGGCCGAAGTCGAGGAGGAGGCATGTCCCCTGAATCTTGCCCCCACGACCAGCACCACGGTGGCTCTGGTCATTGGCGATGCCCTGGCCATGTCGCTGATCCGCAAGCGGGGATTTCGGGCAGAGGAATTCGCCCAGTTTCACCCGGGGGGAAAGCTGGGCAGGCGGCTGTTAAAGGTCAAGGACCTGATGCATTCCGGCAGTCAGATGCCCATAGTGGGGGAGTGGCAGCCCATGAAGGAAGCCATCTACGAGATCTCCGGCAAGCGCCTGGGGATGACCTGCGTGGTCAATCAGCAGGGTGAAGTGACCGGGATTGTTACTGATGGAGACATCCGGCGGTTGCTGGAGAAAGACATCAGCTTTCTCACCAAACCCGTAGGCCAGTGCATGAGCCTTCATCCCAAAATGATCGATCCTGATTCTCTTGCCGAGCATGCAGTCCAGGTCATGGAGACGCATTCCATTACCTCCCTCCTGATTACGGACCAGGGGAAAAAGCCGATGGGGGTCATTCACCTGCACGATCTTCTCAAAGCGGGGGTAGTCTGATGCCGGACCCTGCTTCGGGCAATGAACTGGCGGTCAGAGGTCAGCGGATCCGCCTGATAGTCATGGACGTGGATGGAGTTTTGGCTGAAAGCAGGCTTATCTATACCGACCGGGAAGGAGAGGTCCGCGCCTTCAGCGTCAAGGATGGCATGGGCATAACCCTGGCCCGGCAGGCCGGGTTGAAAATAGCCCTGATCAGTGGCCGGGAATCGGCAGTGGTAGCCCGCAGGGCTGCCGAGCTGCAGGTTCCGGATGTATACCAGGGCGTTATCAGAAAGCACGAGCCGTTTTGCCATCTCCTGCAAAAATATGGCCTTGACCGGGAACAGGTCTGCTATATCGGTGATGACGTCAATGACCTGCCCGTCCTGCGAGATGCCGGTTTGGCTGTTGCTGTGGCCGATGCGGTGGAAGAGGTCAAGCGGATCGCTCATTATGTGACTTTAGCACGGGGTGGAAATGGCGCTGTCCGTGAGATCATTGACCATATTTTGCATCTTCAGGACCTTTATGAGGAGGCAATACAGGCCTTCTGCTGAAAGCACCTGGTATCGAACCATGAAAAATGTTAATTTTTCTCCAACAGCACGGCATCGAGCCGGCAATTACCGCTGGGGAAAGAAGTTTGTCCTGGCCGGCATGCTGCTCCTTCTGTGTCTGGGGGGGGCGGCGTTGTGGTATGATTACCGATATCTGCCATATCATCGGTACGATCATGCCGTCAGGATGATGGCTGAAAAGTTTGAAAATCTCAGGAAGAAGGCTGAAGGAATTCAAAAAGGAGGGATTCCCTCATCCGAGGACCAAACGGTGAATAACGATCAGCCAGTCACTGAAAAGAAAGATCAGCCTGAGAGGAGCGATCAAACGGATTCTCCCGTCTCCCCGGCAGAAGAAACCCTAGCGGTCGAAAATGTACCGCTGGAAACTCCTGCTGCTGTCCCGGAGAGCCCTTCCCGGCAGGCTGTCTCTCCCCAGGCTGTTGAGGAAAACAGCCCGGAGAAGATAACCATTCAGGTCGATAAGGAGACCGAGGAGCAATTTGCAGGATATTTCGTGAAAGTATATTCCAGCATAATGAAGAATGAAGCGGAAAAAGCAGCCGCTCGCCTTGCCCGGATGAACTATTTGCCGAGAATCGTTCGAGAGCCGGGCTTTGAGGTCATGAAAAATGTCTATCTGGTTACGGATTCTTCGAACATTCAGGAGATATCTGACCGCCTGACCAGGGACGGATTTTCGGTCTACCTCCAGGAAGATCAGAAAAATCAATATACTATCAGGGTCGGATCATGTTATTATCTGGAAAGTGCAAAAAGTCTTCTAAAAAGTTTGAAACATAAAGGATATTCTGGTAATATAGTACAGGAAAAAACTGCGGTGAAATTTTACTCCGTCTTTGTAGGGAGATATTCCCGGTTTGAGGCAGCCCAGGAAGATCAGAGGCAGTTGAGCATGAAAGGGTTTCCCATGGCCACCGTAACTGCGGGAATTCCTGCTTCGGACGATCAGTGAAATGGTGACCTTGAGGCGGGAAACCGGTGGAGCTGACGGAAAGATGAAGGAAGAAGTTCCGGGGAAAACCGGACAGAAGAGGGAATTCCCGGAGAAAATGTTTTATAGGATCGGCGAAGTCAGCCAGATTCTTGAGGTAAAGCCTTTTGTAATTCGCTATTGGGAATCGGAATTCAAACAGCTGCGGCCTGCCAAGAATGAAACGGGGCAGCGTGTTTACCGGAAAAAAGATGTTCTGATCCTGCTCAGGATCAAGGAATTATTATATGAGGAGCTTTATACGATTCCCGGAGCCAGAAAACGGCTGGAGCGGGACCGCCTTGAAGCCAGAAAACCGAAATCTCCCGATGAAGAATACGGGCAGATTCGGGAAATATTACAGAAGCATAAAAGAAAATTGATAGAAGTCAAACACTTCCTGGAAAGCTATCCAGGTTAAGGAGTGAGAATTCAGGAGTAAGGAGTCAGGAATAGACAGATTCCTGATGAGGCAAGTGACCAGATAATTCCGGGGCGTAGCGCAGCCTGGTAGCGCACTGGCATGGGGTGTCAGTGGTCGGAGGTTCAAATCCTCTCGCCCCGATCAGCTTGATCAGTTAT
This is a stretch of genomic DNA from bacterium. It encodes these proteins:
- a CDS encoding MerR family transcriptional regulator, producing MVTLRRETGGADGKMKEEVPGKTGQKREFPEKMFYRIGEVSQILEVKPFVIRYWESEFKQLRPAKNETGQRVYRKKDVLILLRIKELLYEELYTIPGARKRLERDRLEARKPKSPDEEYGQIREILQKHKRKLIEVKHFLESYPG
- a CDS encoding HAD hydrolase family protein, translating into MPDPASGNELAVRGQRIRLIVMDVDGVLAESRLIYTDREGEVRAFSVKDGMGITLARQAGLKIALISGRESAVVARRAAELQVPDVYQGVIRKHEPFCHLLQKYGLDREQVCYIGDDVNDLPVLRDAGLAVAVADAVEEVKRIAHYVTLARGGNGAVREIIDHILHLQDLYEEAIQAFC
- a CDS encoding KpsF/GutQ family sugar-phosphate isomerase, which encodes MVDRDAILKQGKEVLRKEAASILKVEEQLGEEFVQAVDILYQCSGRVVTTGIGKSGLICKKIAATLSSTGTPSFFMHPADAIHGDLGMIVPGDVVVAISNSGETSEIKQLIPFIQRFMIKLISITGNPNSTLARFSDVVLRAEVEEEACPLNLAPTTSTTVALVIGDALAMSLIRKRGFRAEEFAQFHPGGKLGRRLLKVKDLMHSGSQMPIVGEWQPMKEAIYEISGKRLGMTCVVNQQGEVTGIVTDGDIRRLLEKDISFLTKPVGQCMSLHPKMIDPDSLAEHAVQVMETHSITSLLITDQGKKPMGVIHLHDLLKAGVV
- a CDS encoding SPOR domain-containing protein, translated to MKNVNFSPTARHRAGNYRWGKKFVLAGMLLLLCLGGAALWYDYRYLPYHRYDHAVRMMAEKFENLRKKAEGIQKGGIPSSEDQTVNNDQPVTEKKDQPERSDQTDSPVSPAEETLAVENVPLETPAAVPESPSRQAVSPQAVEENSPEKITIQVDKETEEQFAGYFVKVYSSIMKNEAEKAAARLARMNYLPRIVREPGFEVMKNVYLVTDSSNIQEISDRLTRDGFSVYLQEDQKNQYTIRVGSCYYLESAKSLLKSLKHKGYSGNIVQEKTAVKFYSVFVGRYSRFEAAQEDQRQLSMKGFPMATVTAGIPASDDQ
- the kdsA gene encoding 3-deoxy-8-phosphooctulonate synthase, with amino-acid sequence MSRKIDVGEVKIGGQAPLALIAGPCVIESEDHVLRMAGLLKDMAVRLSLPLIFKASFDKANRSSSASFRGPGLRDGLRVLHRVREEIRVPVLSDVHEAGQVDEVAQVVDVLQIPAFLCRQTDLVMAAAKTLKPLNIKKGQFLSPWEAGNIIDKVTSCGNDNLMITERGVCFGYNNLVVDMRSLPILRTFGYPVVFDATHSVQLPGKGGHCSAGEREYVPILARAAVAAGCDALFMEVHDQPDQALCDAPNMLSLEALASLMPVLQQIDTIVKS